A genomic region of Arachis stenosperma cultivar V10309 chromosome 9, arast.V10309.gnm1.PFL2, whole genome shotgun sequence contains the following coding sequences:
- the LOC130950706 gene encoding long chain acyl-CoA synthetase 6, peroxisomal-like isoform X1 produces the protein MTKMDPAPAAQRRIKAINNHLTPAASSHRSPSALLQPSPTAAEFALEQGYSVVLPEKLQTGKWNVYRSARHPLQLVTRFPDNPEIGTLHDNFVHATEVFRDYKYLGTRVRVDGTVGEYKWMTFGEAGAARSAIGSGLIHYGIEKGSCIGLYFINRPEWLIVDHACSAYSYISVPLYDTLGPDAVKYIVHHAVVQVVFCVPQTLNLLLSYLSEIPTIRLIVVVGGMDDQIPSIPSSSAVKVITYSQLFTQGSSNIQPFCPPKPNDVATICYTSGTTGTPKGAVLSHGNFIASVAGSTCTSNEVFGPSDTFLSYLPLAHIYERANQVFTVYYGIAVGFYQGDNMKLLDDIAALKPTIFVSVPRLYNRIYAGILTAVKTSGGLKERLFNAAYNAKRQALIHGKSPSPIWDRLVFNKIKEKLGGRVRLMTSGASPLSPDVMEFLKICFGARVSEGYGMTETTCIISCMDLDDNLCGHVGSANPACEIKLVDVPEMNYSSDDQPNPRGEICVRGPIIFQGYYKDEVQTREVIDEEGWLHTGDIGMWLPGGRLKIIDRKKNIFKLAQGEYIAPEKIENVYVKCKFVGQCFVYGDSFNASLVAIVAVDPDAMKAWAASEGIQHNDLAQLCNDPRTKAAVLADMDAVGRDAQLRGFEFVKALTLVPEPFTIENGLLTPTFKVKRPQAREYFGKAISDMYDELSRNDPTQKPL, from the exons ATGACGAAGATGGATCCAGCACCTGCTGCGCAACGTCGAATCAAAGCCATCAACAACCACCTCACCCCCGCCGCCTCCTCTCACCGTTCTCCCTCCGCTCTCCTCCAACCTTCCCCTACCGCCGCCGAGTTCGCCTtag AACAAGGTTATAGTGTTGTACTCCCAGAGAAATTGCAGACAGGAAAGTGGAACGTGTATAG ATCTGCACGCCATCCTCTGCAACTGGTGACCAGATTTCCTGATAATCCTGAAATTGGCACCCTGCATGATAATTTTGT GCATGCAACTGAAGTTTTTCGAGACTACAAGTATCTGGGAACTCGTGTCCGTGTGGATGGAACAGTTGGGGA GTACAAATGGATGACATTTGGTGAAGCGGGTGCTGCCCGCAGTGCAATAGGTTCTGGTTTGATACATTATGGAATCGAGAAG GGCTCCTGCATTGGTTTGTATTTTATTAACAGACCTGAGTGGCTCATTGTTGATCATGCTTGCTCTGCATACTCATACATATCAGTTCCTTTATATGATACTCTAG GTCCTGATGCTGTCAAGTACATCGTTCATCATGCTGTTGTACAAGTTGTATTCTGTGTTCCTCAAACATTAAATTTA TTGCTGAGCTACTTATCGGAGATTCCAACTATACGTCTGATTGTG GTAGTTGGAGGTATGGATGATCAAATTCCATCAATTCCTTCATCATCCGCAGTTAAGGTTATTACATATTCACAGCTATTTACTCAG GGGAGCAGTAATATTCAGCCCTTTTGCCCACCTAAGCCCAATGATGTTGCAACCATTTGCTATACAAGTGGTACCACTGGAACCCCAAAG GGTGCTGTCTTGAGCCACGGAAACTTCATTGCAAGTGTGGCTGGGAGCACGTGCACTTCAAATGAAGTTTTTGGTCCTTCTGACAC ttttttatcttatctcccTTTGGCTCACATTTATGAACGAGCTAACCAGGTCTTCACTGTATATTATGGTATTGCTGTGGGATTCTACCAGGGG GATAATATGAAACTACTGGATGACATAGCTGCTCTAAAACCTACCATATTTGTTAGTGTTCCTCGGCTATACAACAGAATATATGCTGG TATTTTGACTGCTGTTAAAACATCTGGTGGTCTGAAGGAAAGGCTGTTTAATGCTGCCTACAATGCGAAAAGGCAGGCACTAATTCATG gAAAGAGCCCATCTCCCATTTGGGACAGGTTAGTTTTCAACAAGATAAAGGAAAAGCTTGGAGGACGAGTTCGTTTGATGACATCAGGTGCCTCACCCTTATCACCTGATGTCATggaatttttaaagat TTGCTTTGGTGCTCGAGTGTCCGAAGGATATGGAATGACTGAGACTACTTGTATTATAAGCTGTATGGATCTGGATGATAACCTTTGTGGTCATGTTGGCTCAGCTAATCCCGCTTGTG AGATAAAACTTGTGGATGTTCCAGAGATGAACTATTCATCTGATGATCAGCCCAATCCCCGTGGTGAAATATGTGTCAGGGGTCCCATTATTTTTCAAGGTTATTACAAAGATGAAGTTCAGAC GAGAGaagtgattgatgaagaaggaTGGTTGCATACAGGAGATATTGGAATGTGGTTACCTGGTGGTCGTCTCAAAATTATTGATAG GAAGAAGAATATCTTTAAGTTGGCGCAAGGCGAGTACATTGCTCCTGAGAAAATCGAAAATGTATATGTCAAATGCAAGTTTGTTGGGCAATGCTTTGTATATG GTGATAGCTTCAATGCTTCCTTGGTCGCTATTGTTGCGGTGGATCCAGACGCCATGAAAGCATGGGCTGCTTCAGAAGGCATTCAG CATAATGATCTAGCACAACTTTGCAATGATCCCCGAACAAAGGCTGCTGTCTTGGCTGATATGGATGCTGTTGGACGAGATGCTCAG CTTAGAGGTTTTGAATTTGTAAAAGCTCTTACTTTGGTGCCTGAACCATTTACGATAGAAAATGGTCTTCTGACACCAACATTCAAG GTTAAGAGGCCTCAAGCTAGGGAATACTTTGGCAAAGCAATATCTGATATGTACGATGAGCTTTCAAGAAACGATCCTACTCAAAAGCCATTGTGA
- the LOC130950706 gene encoding long chain acyl-CoA synthetase 6, peroxisomal-like isoform X2, with translation MTFGEAGAARSAIGSGLIHYGIEKGSCIGLYFINRPEWLIVDHACSAYSYISVPLYDTLGPDAVKYIVHHAVVQVVFCVPQTLNLLLSYLSEIPTIRLIVVVGGMDDQIPSIPSSSAVKVITYSQLFTQGSSNIQPFCPPKPNDVATICYTSGTTGTPKGAVLSHGNFIASVAGSTCTSNEVFGPSDTFLSYLPLAHIYERANQVFTVYYGIAVGFYQGDNMKLLDDIAALKPTIFVSVPRLYNRIYAGILTAVKTSGGLKERLFNAAYNAKRQALIHGKSPSPIWDRLVFNKIKEKLGGRVRLMTSGASPLSPDVMEFLKICFGARVSEGYGMTETTCIISCMDLDDNLCGHVGSANPACEIKLVDVPEMNYSSDDQPNPRGEICVRGPIIFQGYYKDEVQTREVIDEEGWLHTGDIGMWLPGGRLKIIDRKKNIFKLAQGEYIAPEKIENVYVKCKFVGQCFVYGDSFNASLVAIVAVDPDAMKAWAASEGIQHNDLAQLCNDPRTKAAVLADMDAVGRDAQLRGFEFVKALTLVPEPFTIENGLLTPTFKVKRPQAREYFGKAISDMYDELSRNDPTQKPL, from the exons ATGACATTTGGTGAAGCGGGTGCTGCCCGCAGTGCAATAGGTTCTGGTTTGATACATTATGGAATCGAGAAG GGCTCCTGCATTGGTTTGTATTTTATTAACAGACCTGAGTGGCTCATTGTTGATCATGCTTGCTCTGCATACTCATACATATCAGTTCCTTTATATGATACTCTAG GTCCTGATGCTGTCAAGTACATCGTTCATCATGCTGTTGTACAAGTTGTATTCTGTGTTCCTCAAACATTAAATTTA TTGCTGAGCTACTTATCGGAGATTCCAACTATACGTCTGATTGTG GTAGTTGGAGGTATGGATGATCAAATTCCATCAATTCCTTCATCATCCGCAGTTAAGGTTATTACATATTCACAGCTATTTACTCAG GGGAGCAGTAATATTCAGCCCTTTTGCCCACCTAAGCCCAATGATGTTGCAACCATTTGCTATACAAGTGGTACCACTGGAACCCCAAAG GGTGCTGTCTTGAGCCACGGAAACTTCATTGCAAGTGTGGCTGGGAGCACGTGCACTTCAAATGAAGTTTTTGGTCCTTCTGACAC ttttttatcttatctcccTTTGGCTCACATTTATGAACGAGCTAACCAGGTCTTCACTGTATATTATGGTATTGCTGTGGGATTCTACCAGGGG GATAATATGAAACTACTGGATGACATAGCTGCTCTAAAACCTACCATATTTGTTAGTGTTCCTCGGCTATACAACAGAATATATGCTGG TATTTTGACTGCTGTTAAAACATCTGGTGGTCTGAAGGAAAGGCTGTTTAATGCTGCCTACAATGCGAAAAGGCAGGCACTAATTCATG gAAAGAGCCCATCTCCCATTTGGGACAGGTTAGTTTTCAACAAGATAAAGGAAAAGCTTGGAGGACGAGTTCGTTTGATGACATCAGGTGCCTCACCCTTATCACCTGATGTCATggaatttttaaagat TTGCTTTGGTGCTCGAGTGTCCGAAGGATATGGAATGACTGAGACTACTTGTATTATAAGCTGTATGGATCTGGATGATAACCTTTGTGGTCATGTTGGCTCAGCTAATCCCGCTTGTG AGATAAAACTTGTGGATGTTCCAGAGATGAACTATTCATCTGATGATCAGCCCAATCCCCGTGGTGAAATATGTGTCAGGGGTCCCATTATTTTTCAAGGTTATTACAAAGATGAAGTTCAGAC GAGAGaagtgattgatgaagaaggaTGGTTGCATACAGGAGATATTGGAATGTGGTTACCTGGTGGTCGTCTCAAAATTATTGATAG GAAGAAGAATATCTTTAAGTTGGCGCAAGGCGAGTACATTGCTCCTGAGAAAATCGAAAATGTATATGTCAAATGCAAGTTTGTTGGGCAATGCTTTGTATATG GTGATAGCTTCAATGCTTCCTTGGTCGCTATTGTTGCGGTGGATCCAGACGCCATGAAAGCATGGGCTGCTTCAGAAGGCATTCAG CATAATGATCTAGCACAACTTTGCAATGATCCCCGAACAAAGGCTGCTGTCTTGGCTGATATGGATGCTGTTGGACGAGATGCTCAG CTTAGAGGTTTTGAATTTGTAAAAGCTCTTACTTTGGTGCCTGAACCATTTACGATAGAAAATGGTCTTCTGACACCAACATTCAAG GTTAAGAGGCCTCAAGCTAGGGAATACTTTGGCAAAGCAATATCTGATATGTACGATGAGCTTTCAAGAAACGATCCTACTCAAAAGCCATTGTGA
- the LOC130951961 gene encoding sugar transport protein 13-like, with protein sequence MAGGIITSASGGTHFEAKITFAVIISCIMAATGGLMFGYDIGISGGVTSMPRFLQDFFPEVYIKTKDTRRKESNYCKYDNQNLQLFTSSLYLAALVATIVASPVNRTLGRKQTMLAAGFFFVVGTGFSSLARSLFILIIGRVLLGCGVGFANQAVPLFLSEIAPTRIRGALNILFQLNITIGILLANLVNWFTSKMQGGNGWRVSLGFGGIPAILLTIGSIMVEDTPNSLVERGFEEYAKVVLKKIRGVDNVDPEFEEILNASKAAREAKGRRSAPFGGLLVRHNRPPFIIAIFMQVFQQFTGINAIMFYAPVLFSTLGFHSDASLYSAVITGAVNVVSTLVSVYFVDKLGRRVLLLEAGVQMFVSQMVIGAVLMKKVQDYSDDLGKGYAFLVVVMVCMFVSSFAWSWGPLGWLIPSETFPLETRSAGASVTVFVNMLFTFLIAQSFLSMLCRMKFAIFWFFSAWVLLMSLFTIFLIPETKNVPIEEMQERVWKRHWFWKRFMDRIED encoded by the exons ATGGCAGGAGGAATTATTACATCAGCTTCAGGGGGAACCCATTTTGAGGCCAAGATTACATTTGCtgtcataatttcttgcataatgGCCGCCACCGGTGGCCTTATGTTTGGTTATGACATTGGAATTTCAG GTGGGGTGACATCAATGCCTAGATTTCTGCAAGATTTTTTTCCAGAGGTATATATAAAGACAAAAGatacaagaagaaaagaaagtaattaTTGCAAGTACGACAACCAAAATCTACAATTGTTCACATCGTCGTTGTACCTTGCAGCATTGGTAGCAACCATAGTTGCATCTCCGGTGAACAGAACGCTAGGTCGGAAGCAGACAATGTTGGCTGCTGGATTTTTCTTCGTTGTTGGAACGGGGTTTAGTTCTCTAGCAAGGAGTCTCTTCATCCTCATCATTGGCAGGGTCTTACTCGGCTGTGGCGTTGGTTTCGCCAACCAAGCCGTCCCATTGTTTCTTTCAGAGATCGCTCCCACCAGAATTCGTGGGGCTCTTAACATCTTGTTCCAGCTTAACATCACCATTGGCATTCTTCTTGCCAACTTGGTTAACTGGTTCACTTCCAA GATGCAAGGTGGAAATGGGTGGAGGGTATCACTGGGATTTGGGGGCATTCCAGCAATTTTGTTAACAATAGGGTCAATTATGGTAGAAGACACACCTAACAGTCTCGTTGAGAGGGGTTTTGAGGAATATGCAAAAGTTGTGCTCAAGAAGATTCGAGGCGTTGACAATGTTGACCCTGAGTTTGAAGAGATTCTCAATGCCAGCAAAGCCGCCAGAGAAGCCAAGGGCCGCCGTTCCGCTCCCTTCGGCGGCCTTCTCGTGCGCCACAACCGTCCTCCGTTCATAATCGCCATCTTCATGCAGGTGTTCCAGCAATTCACCGGAATTAACGCCATCATGTTCTACGCACCGGTGCTTTTCAGCACGTTAGGGTTCCACAGCGACGCTTCTCTCTACTCGGCGGTGATCACAGGAGCCGTCAACGTGGTTTCCACCTTGGTTTCTGTATACTTCGTGGACAAATTAGGGCGGCGCGTGCTGCTATTGGAGGCCGGAGTTCAGATGTTTGTGTCGCAAATGGTGATCGGAGCGGTTCTCATGAAGAAGGTCCAGGATTACTCCGATGACTTGGGAAAGGGGTATGCGTTTTTGGTGGTGGTTATGGTTTGCATGTTCGTGTCGTCTTTTGCGTGGTCGTGGGGCCCACTCGGGTGGTTAATTCCCAGTGAGACTTTTCCGTTGGAGACTCGATCGGCGGGAGCGAGTGTAACCGTTTTCGTGAACATGCTTTTCACGTTTCTCATTGCTCAGTCTTTCTTGTCCATGCTGTGCCGAATGAAGTTCGCTATTTTCTGGTTCTTCTCTGCTTGGGTGCTTCTTATGTCTTTGTTCACCATTTTCCTCATTCCGGAGACCAAGAATGTCCCCATTGAAGAGATGCAAGAACGAGTCTGGAAACGCCATTGGTTTTGGAAGAGGTTTATGGATCGGATTGAGGATTGA
- the LOC130950707 gene encoding mavicyanin-like produces MALVVERAMVLLMVMAVATVKVSYGAVYKVGDSAGWTTLGNIDYRKWSAPKNFQIGDTIIFEYNAKFHNVMRVTHAMYKTCNTSSPIATFTTGNDTIKITNYGHHFFFCGVPGHCQAGQKVDINVLKVSAGAPEPSALASPAVSTGGSVPAPSPSNADAPFIALKGPFGIIMGLGMVLFALA; encoded by the exons ATGGCTTTGGTAGTAGAGAGAGCTATGGTTTTGTTGATGGTGATGGCAGTGGCAACGGTGAAGGTGTCATATGGAGCTGTCTACAAGGTTGGGGACTCTGCTGGTTGGACTACCCTTGGCAACATAGACTACAGAAAGTGGTCTGCTCCCAAGAACTTCCAAATTGGTGACACTATCA tATTTGAGTACAATGCGAAATTCCACAATGTGATGAGAGTAACGCATGCAATGTACAAGACATGCAACACATCATCCCCAATAGCAACATTCACAACTGGCAATGACACTATTAAGATAACCAATTATGGTCACCACTTCTTCTTCTGTGGAGTCCCTGGTCACTGCCAAGCAGGCCAGAAGGTTGATATTAACGTGCTCAAGGTCTCCGCGGGTGCGCCTGAACCCTCAGCTTTGGCCTCCCCTGCAGTCTCTACCGGTGGTAGTGTACCAGCACCTTCCCCTAGCAATGCTGATGCCCCATTCATTGCTCTAAAGGGACCATTTGGAATCATCATGGGTTTGGGCATGGTACTCTTTGCACTTGCTTAA